The following are encoded together in the Oreochromis aureus strain Israel breed Guangdong linkage group 18, ZZ_aureus, whole genome shotgun sequence genome:
- the tmem71 gene encoding transmembrane protein 71: protein MALFFSGAVTSSPVKRRLRSSHCQSLDVSLLSPDSSYICYTSVHGSEPCCCRRSPRLLTNGYYDVTENSFSWDDEGNVSLTPCKTSISYKENLHRVFRRRRRPRSSLVRLLSDVTESCQSWLDEKVFRGVFGTGNNWNQKQEVDQDHDLDWSRCSPDGLACLDESWSPLNSTELEESRAFTYDPTEVPTPPDKEAPPPNLLIHEEICSEICQSKERFTQSLGGLSEVPPPSPFYTNTCCCQVSPEPTGFTMKALLLLFFTVFIFTALYSGCLWWSATVTSTVFMMITTCMLLTKSGPLGEWRRAKTEDITSRNE, encoded by the exons ATGGCTCTGTTCTTCTCCGGCGCCGTCACAA GTTCTCCAGTCAAGCGAAGGTTGAGGAGCAGTCACTGTCAGAG CCTCGACgtgtctctgctctctcctgACTCCTCCTACATCTGCTACACCTCAGTGCACGGCAGCGAGCCCTGTTGCTGCCGCCGCTCGCCACGCCTCCTCACCAACGGATACTATGACGTGACCGAGAACAGCTTCTCCTGGGATGACGAGGGCAACGTGTCACTGACGCCctgcaaaaccagcatctcctacaaggagaacctgcacag GGTTTTCCGGCGCAGGCGGCGACCTCGCAGCTCGCTGGTTCGCCTGCTGAGTGACGTCACGGAGAGCTGCCAGTCGTGGCTCGATGAGAAGGTCTTCAGAGGCGTTTTCGGGACAGGGAACAACTGGAACCAGAAGCAGGAAGTTGACCAGGACCATGACCTGGACTGGTCCAGGTGCAGCCCTGATGGTCTGGCCTGTCTGGACGAGTCCTGGTCGCCGCTCAACAGCACCGAGCTGGAGGAGAGCCGTGCCTTCACGTACG acccCACTGAGGTCCCGACTCCTCCCGACAAAGAAGCCCCGCCTCCAAATCTCCTGATCCACGAGGAGATTTGCTCTGAGATCTGTCAATCAAAGGAGCGTTTCACCCAGTCGCTGGGCGGCCTCTCCGAAGTCCCGCCTCCTTCACCTTTCTACAccaacacctgctgctgtcaggtgtCACCTGAGCCCACAG GGTTCACGATGAAGGCCctccttcttctcttcttcaccGTCTTCATCTTCACAGCTCTGTATTCGGG GTGTCTGTGGTGGAGCGCGACTGTCACGTCGACCGTCTTCATGATGATCACAACATGTATGC TCCTGACAAAGTCGGGCCCGCTGGGCGAGTGGAGGAGGGCGAAGACGGAG GACATCACGTCAAGAAACGAGTGA